From the genome of Thermogutta terrifontis, one region includes:
- a CDS encoding RHS repeat-associated core domain-containing protein — translation MTVVNHLIYDAFGKVTSENKNLSENLNIGVIPWTHFGFRIGSNPAAGDIFFFNNCPLLVSNSLFVFTGRPFDSDTQLQNNLNRWYDARVGRWLSEDPIGFAGGDGNLYRYVQNNPSNFIDFRGSRSGEPQVTGPVIFGFSVVILV, via the coding sequence ATGACCGTGGTCAACCACCTCATCTACGACGCCTTCGGCAAGGTGACGTCGGAGAATAAGAATCTATCCGAAAACCTCAACATTGGCGTGATTCCCTGGACGCACTTCGGTTTTCGGATAGGCTCTAATCCGGCAGCAGGGGATATTTTCTTCTTTAATAACTGTCCGTTGTTAGTCAGCAATAGTCTCTTTGTATTCACGGGTAGACCGTTCGATAGTGACACCCAACTTCAGAACAACCTCAACCGCTGGTACGATGCCCGCGTGGGCCGCTGGCTGAGCGAGGACCCGATCGGCTTCGCGGGGGGTGACGGGAATTTGTATCGGTATGTTCAGAACAATCCGAGTAACTTTATAGACTTTAGAGGCAGTCGAAGCGGGGAACCACAAGTTACTGGCCCTGTCATATTTGGATTTTCGGTGGTCATTTTGGTTTAG
- a CDS encoding DUF58 domain-containing protein, with translation MPKSILSRYLDADVLARIARQRFEPYGVVQGNLAGSHRSALAGFAVEFVGHREYVWGDDPKYIDWRVYFNRGRYVVKQYAMETNLVCHFVLDTSASMRYGEGDQQKLRYAARLVVTLGYAVLAQGDKVSLSTFDDQPRGFVPPSNALAQIVRMTEHLDDSEPRGKTSMGECLAQLAARFQRREIVIIVSDFFANLDELESAIQRLRFARHEVVLMQVLHHDEIAFEFRGPTKFIGLEIADELITRPEDLRPHYLAAFQTFQNRLSELCQRNKAEHVVVDTSRPLADVLADYLHFRNRARRFR, from the coding sequence ATGCCTAAATCGATCCTTTCCCGTTACCTCGATGCCGACGTGCTTGCCCGGATCGCCCGGCAACGTTTTGAGCCCTACGGTGTTGTCCAGGGAAATCTGGCGGGATCGCACCGATCGGCCCTGGCTGGATTTGCCGTGGAGTTCGTCGGTCATCGGGAGTACGTCTGGGGCGATGACCCCAAATACATCGACTGGCGAGTCTATTTCAACCGGGGCCGATATGTCGTGAAGCAGTACGCGATGGAGACCAACCTGGTCTGCCATTTCGTGCTCGACACAAGCGCTTCCATGCGCTACGGGGAAGGTGACCAGCAAAAACTGCGCTATGCCGCTCGACTGGTCGTCACGCTCGGTTACGCCGTTTTGGCACAGGGTGACAAAGTTTCCCTCTCCACCTTTGACGATCAGCCTCGCGGGTTCGTGCCTCCCAGCAACGCCCTTGCGCAGATCGTGCGCATGACGGAGCACCTCGACGATTCCGAACCCCGCGGTAAAACCTCCATGGGAGAATGCCTGGCCCAGCTTGCCGCCCGGTTTCAGCGACGGGAAATCGTCATCATCGTAAGCGACTTTTTCGCCAATCTTGACGAGCTGGAATCCGCCATCCAGCGCCTCCGCTTTGCCCGACATGAAGTTGTCCTCATGCAGGTGCTTCACCACGATGAAATCGCCTTTGAATTCCGAGGTCCCACCAAATTCATCGGCCTGGAGATCGCTGATGAGTTGATCACTCGGCCGGAAGACCTTCGGCCGCACTATCTTGCAGCGTTTCAGACCTTCCAAAACCGGTTGTCGGAGCTGTGCCAGCGGAACAAGGCCGAGCACGTTGTGGTGGACACCAGCCGTCCCCTGGCAGACGTGTTGGCGGACTATCTGCACTTCCGCAACCGTGCCCGGCGTTTTCGTTGA
- a CDS encoding leucine-rich repeat domain-containing protein: MLTFNTWFLVLCLWMSREWAAWHEESLSLRVLQTTDGFMVTRETIWDQVSRHHLLPRAEDVFIVGTTITPNAWDHLKRLRLLRYMKIQDCGFDKVVDVSFDHWRFLVDVDISRTRLNRRSIRSLAALPQLKRICLYNVGLSDQWLRDFGNGENIEGLVVGGDTITDLGAWQLISSRKHLRELGLPNTKVTDKVAAWISELQCLEVLDLSNTAITDKALKELRGLTHLRVLNLAGTAVTDNGIAYLVLRHRIILG; encoded by the coding sequence ATGCTTACCTTTAATACCTGGTTCCTCGTGCTTTGCTTGTGGATGTCTAGGGAGTGGGCTGCTTGGCATGAAGAATCGCTTTCCCTGCGTGTCCTACAAACGACCGACGGATTTATGGTCACCCGGGAAACAATATGGGACCAGGTTTCCAGACATCACTTGCTCCCACGTGCTGAGGATGTTTTTATAGTCGGCACGACTATCACGCCAAATGCTTGGGACCACCTAAAGCGCCTGCGCTTGCTGAGGTATATGAAGATTCAGGATTGTGGTTTCGACAAAGTAGTTGATGTTTCGTTTGACCACTGGCGGTTTCTAGTGGACGTTGATATTAGCAGGACCAGGCTTAACCGTAGATCGATTAGAAGTTTGGCAGCACTTCCACAGCTTAAGCGTATTTGTCTGTACAACGTTGGACTTTCGGACCAATGGTTAAGGGATTTCGGCAACGGCGAAAACATTGAAGGTTTGGTTGTTGGTGGAGATACTATTACTGATTTGGGTGCATGGCAGTTAATCTCAAGCCGGAAACATCTTCGCGAGTTGGGACTGCCGAACACAAAAGTGACAGACAAGGTAGCGGCATGGATTTCGGAATTGCAATGCCTTGAGGTGCTTGATCTGTCGAATACCGCGATTACCGACAAAGCCTTGAAGGAGCTGCGCGGGCTTACGCATCTGCGAGTGCTTAACTTAGCAGGGA